One Ictalurus punctatus breed USDA103 chromosome 21, Coco_2.0, whole genome shotgun sequence genomic window carries:
- the LOC108254738 gene encoding transcription factor HES-5, with amino-acid sequence MWQPYIPHCVSKLSHWLQTVRNSNKPKTHTFIWRFGSINRGDAASTNHTHSTQRDLQHRDTAMAPTITSAMTISNEHLPLNNKLRKPMVEKMRRDRINSSIEQLKSLLAPEFLNQQPDSKLEKADILEMTVSLLRQLQQQPALSCSSAAVNQGFSRCVNDVIHFLSKEELKTQRKLLNHIQNLQPSSDENRRESVLPQLSSTEQQIISTEKSSVKSSLWRPW; translated from the exons ATGTGGCAGCCCTACATTCCTCATTGTGTGTCCAAGCTCTCCCATTGGCTCCAAACTGTGAGAAACTCCAACAAGCCCAAGACTCACACATTCATATGGAGATTTGGGAGTATAAATAGAGGAGATGCAGCCAGTACAAATCACACTCACTCTACACAGAGAGATCTACAGCACAGAGACACAGCCATGGCACCAACCATCACTTCTGCAATGACCATCTCAAACGAGCACCTACCTCTAAACAACAAG CTGAGGAAGCCGATGGTGGAGAAGATGCGCAGAGATCGTATCAACAGCAGCATTGAGCAGCTGAAGTCTCTCCTGGCTCCAGAGTTCCTCAACCAGCAGCCTGACTCCAAACTGGAGAAAGCAGATATCCTGGAGATGACAGTCAGCTTATTGAGACAACTGCAGCAGCAGCCTGCATTATCCTGCAGCTCAGCAGCTGTCAATCAAGGCTTCTCCAGATGTGTCAATGATGTTATCCACTTCCTATCCAAAGAAGAGTTGAAGACACAGAGAAAACTGCTGAACCACATCCAGAACCTGCAGCCATCTTCAGATGAGAACAGGAGGGAAAGTGTCCTGCCTCAGCTGAGCTCTACAGAGCAGCAGATCATCAGCACAGAGAAGAGTTCAGTTAAGAGCTCCCTCTGGAGGCCCTGGTAA